From a region of the Thermosulfurimonas sp. F29 genome:
- a CDS encoding ferritin yields the protein MLSEKMEAALNEQIKWEIYSAYLYLSMSAYFEDLGLEGFAHWMKAQTAEELMHAMKFYKFVNERGGRVRLQEIPKPPEEWDSPLACLEYGLNHEREVTRRINDLMSFAKEEGDHATEIFLQWFVSEQVEEEDSFGRLVNQMKLVKDSPQGLFHIDRELAARPLDLNLLAQGLA from the coding sequence ATGCTTTCGGAAAAAATGGAAGCCGCCCTTAACGAACAGATCAAGTGGGAGATCTACTCCGCTTACCTCTACCTCTCCATGTCCGCCTATTTTGAGGACCTGGGGCTCGAGGGGTTTGCCCACTGGATGAAGGCGCAGACCGCCGAGGAGCTCATGCACGCCATGAAGTTCTACAAGTTCGTGAACGAGAGAGGCGGACGGGTGCGACTCCAGGAAATACCCAAGCCGCCGGAGGAGTGGGACTCGCCTCTGGCCTGCCTGGAGTACGGTCTCAATCACGAGCGGGAGGTCACCCGCCGGATCAACGACCTCATGAGTTTCGCCAAGGAGGAGGGGGATCACGCCACGGAGATCTTCCTGCAGTGGTTCGTTTCCGAACAGGTGGAGGAGGAGGATTCCTTCGGCCGCCTGGTCAACCAGATGAAGCTGGTGAAGGATTCCCCCCAGGGGCTCTTTCACATCGATCGGGAGCTGGCCGCCCGCCCGCTGGACCTCAACCTACTGGCCCAGGGACTGGCCTAG
- a CDS encoding aspartate aminotransferase family protein has protein sequence MGIIRDLGETYLAGNYRRFPVAFVRGQGTRLWDEEGREYLDFCAGIAVCALGHCPEEVVSAVRDQVEKLLHVSNLYWTEPQARLAQILVENSFAERVFFCNSGAEAVEAALKLARRYAYLKHGPEKTRIVALENSFHGRTYGALSATGQPVYWEGFEPLVPEFVHVPPDDLEALREVVDERTCAVILEPVLGEGGVIPLSREFVEEARRVCDARGALLIFDEIQTGVGRTGKLFAYEHFGVEPDIMCLAKGLAGGLPLGAMLAREEVMEALSPGSHASTFGGNPVACAAALAVLRRVSSPDFLAEVRLKGEALRKGLLQLCERFPEKLKGVRGLGLLLALETRIPASSLMQALFERRVLTTAPKPDALRLTPPLTVAYREIDAFLTILEETLREG, from the coding sequence ATGGGAATAATAAGGGATCTCGGGGAAACTTACCTTGCGGGAAACTACCGGCGTTTTCCGGTGGCCTTCGTGCGGGGGCAGGGCACCCGGCTCTGGGACGAGGAGGGGCGTGAGTATCTCGATTTTTGCGCCGGGATTGCGGTCTGTGCCCTGGGGCACTGTCCGGAGGAGGTGGTCTCCGCCGTAAGGGATCAGGTCGAAAAGCTCCTTCATGTCTCGAATCTCTACTGGACCGAGCCCCAGGCGCGGCTGGCGCAGATCCTGGTGGAAAATTCCTTTGCCGAACGGGTTTTCTTCTGTAACTCCGGGGCCGAGGCCGTGGAGGCGGCCTTAAAGCTCGCCCGGCGTTACGCTTACCTGAAACACGGCCCGGAGAAGACCCGGATCGTGGCCCTGGAGAACTCCTTTCACGGTCGCACCTACGGGGCTCTTTCGGCCACGGGGCAACCGGTTTACTGGGAGGGTTTTGAGCCGCTGGTTCCGGAATTCGTGCATGTGCCTCCCGACGATCTCGAAGCCCTGAGAGAGGTCGTGGACGAGCGGACCTGTGCCGTGATCCTGGAGCCAGTTCTGGGAGAAGGCGGGGTCATCCCCCTTTCCCGGGAGTTCGTGGAGGAGGCCCGTCGGGTCTGCGACGCCCGGGGGGCCCTCCTTATTTTTGACGAGATTCAGACCGGGGTGGGTCGCACCGGCAAGCTCTTTGCCTACGAGCATTTCGGGGTGGAGCCGGACATAATGTGTCTGGCCAAGGGCCTGGCCGGGGGCCTTCCCCTGGGAGCCATGCTGGCCCGGGAAGAGGTGATGGAGGCCCTCTCTCCGGGCTCCCACGCCTCCACCTTCGGGGGAAATCCGGTGGCGTGCGCCGCGGCCCTGGCCGTCCTCAGGCGGGTCTCCTCCCCCGACTTCCTGGCCGAAGTGCGGCTCAAGGGAGAGGCCCTGCGTAAGGGACTCCTTCAGCTCTGTGAGAGGTTCCCGGAAAAGTTGAAGGGAGTGCGAGGGCTGGGACTCCTCCTGGCCCTGGAGACCCGGATCCCCGCTTCCTCCCTGATGCAGGCCCTCTTCGAGCGCCGCGTCCTCACCACTGCCCCCAAACCCGACGCCCTGCGCCTTACCCCTCCCCTTACCGTGGCCTATCGCGAAATAGACGCCTTTTTGACCATCCTGGAGGAGACTTTAAGGGAGGGTTGA
- a CDS encoding helix-turn-helix transcriptional regulator: MERKGIRQLSVLFKILGDENRLRILHELREKEASVGELVNRLEISQPLVSHHLRELKLAGLVTSRKSGPYVFYRLSKPRVFDLFALAQSLVGENP; this comes from the coding sequence ATGGAAAGGAAGGGTATCCGGCAATTGAGCGTCCTTTTCAAGATCCTGGGGGACGAAAATCGTCTCCGCATCCTTCACGAGTTGCGCGAAAAGGAGGCTTCCGTTGGGGAGCTGGTAAACCGCCTGGAAATATCGCAACCCCTGGTCTCCCATCATCTACGGGAGCTGAAACTGGCCGGTCTGGTCACCAGCCGCAAATCGGGGCCTTATGTGTTTTACCGGTTGAGTAAACCCCGGGTCTTTGACCTCTTTGCCCTGGCCCAATCCCTCGTGGGGGAGAATCCATGA
- a CDS encoding winged helix-turn-helix domain-containing protein: MGEAESLPGEVPESLKLLFEEWLDELTEEARRALARNPRLSTEELARSLHLPPEGVKYILTRLEHR; the protein is encoded by the coding sequence ATGGGAGAGGCCGAGAGCCTTCCCGGGGAGGTCCCGGAGAGTCTCAAACTCCTCTTTGAGGAGTGGCTGGACGAGCTCACCGAAGAGGCCCGTCGAGCCCTGGCCCGGAATCCCCGGCTTTCTACCGAGGAGCTCGCCCGGTCCCTCCACCTGCCGCCTGAAGGAGTTAAGTATATCCTGACCCGACTGGAGCACCGTTAA
- a CDS encoding DsrE family protein, whose amino-acid sequence MKLGIVITTRDPEKAWNAVRLANFALRAGDEVRVFLMGEGVEAPEVDQPPFRVREQLEEFLAGGGEILACGTCLKLREREAGELCPLSTLKDLYEVIRDSDRVVTF is encoded by the coding sequence ATGAAACTGGGGATCGTTATTACCACCAGGGACCCCGAAAAGGCTTGGAACGCCGTGCGGCTGGCCAACTTTGCCCTGAGGGCCGGGGACGAGGTCAGAGTCTTTCTGATGGGAGAAGGGGTGGAGGCCCCCGAGGTGGATCAGCCCCCATTCAGGGTCAGGGAGCAGTTGGAAGAGTTCCTGGCGGGAGGGGGTGAGATCCTGGCCTGCGGCACCTGTTTGAAGTTGCGGGAAAGGGAAGCAGGGGAACTCTGTCCCCTCTCCACGCTAAAGGACCTCTACGAGGTGATAAGGGATTCGGATCGCGTCGTGACCTTTTAA
- a CDS encoding deaminase, whose translation MRRISGLSPSSGMSRPPWPEYFMLLAKMVALRSGCNSRPSGAIIVKDRRILATGYNGPMPGAWHCTDRGPGYCFRREKGIPDIDKYNFCRATHAEANAIAQAARFGISVEGAELYCTLAPCYVCLKLIASAGIKAVYYEYDYESRDFERDRFWKEAIAEAGLVEFRQVRVSEETLRALSEILPYPTSRRRLKPTEFLTVFENGGRYRIPHPEALLNQLRYQARLSPCLEEVTFELEHPGDFEADFSGEVIFPHPGESLPVTVGGYSGTFSLSPEGRLELLFDRMDLSGLRKVLGLAVSLAREMEKPPEPFLALHLKALDLGEE comes from the coding sequence TTGCGCCGAATTTCCGGTCTATCCCCGTCTTCTGGAATGAGTCGCCCCCCCTGGCCGGAATACTTCATGCTGCTGGCCAAGATGGTGGCCCTGCGTTCCGGGTGCAATTCCCGTCCCTCAGGGGCGATAATCGTAAAGGACCGGAGGATCCTGGCCACGGGTTACAACGGTCCCATGCCCGGGGCCTGGCACTGTACGGATCGGGGGCCGGGATACTGCTTTCGCCGGGAAAAAGGCATCCCGGACATAGACAAGTACAACTTTTGCCGGGCCACCCACGCCGAGGCCAACGCCATCGCTCAGGCCGCCCGCTTCGGTATCTCCGTGGAGGGGGCGGAGCTATACTGCACGCTGGCCCCCTGTTATGTGTGCTTGAAACTCATCGCCTCGGCGGGGATAAAGGCGGTCTATTACGAATACGATTACGAGAGCCGGGACTTTGAGCGGGATCGTTTCTGGAAGGAAGCCATTGCGGAGGCGGGGCTGGTGGAGTTCCGTCAGGTCAGGGTCTCGGAGGAGACCCTCAGGGCCCTTTCGGAGATTCTGCCTTATCCCACCTCGCGCCGGCGTCTCAAACCCACCGAATTCCTCACGGTTTTCGAGAACGGGGGCCGCTATCGAATCCCTCACCCCGAGGCCCTGCTGAACCAGCTTCGCTACCAGGCCAGGCTTTCTCCCTGTCTTGAGGAGGTAACCTTCGAGCTGGAGCATCCTGGGGACTTCGAGGCCGACTTTTCCGGGGAGGTGATCTTCCCCCACCCGGGGGAGAGCCTTCCGGTGACCGTGGGAGGCTACTCCGGCACCTTTTCCCTTTCTCCGGAGGGGAGGCTCGAGCTTCTCTTTGACCGGATGGATCTTTCCGGACTCAGGAAGGTCCTGGGGCTTGCGGTGTCGCTGGCCCGGGAGATGGAAAAGCCCCCCGAACCCTTCCTGGCCCTGCACCTGAAGGCCCTTGACCTGGGGGAAGAATAG
- the glyA gene encoding serine hydroxymethyltransferase, which translates to MYEHLKEVDPEIWHTIRAEAERLSAGLEMIASENLASRAVMEAEGSPLMNKYAEGYPRARYYGGCEHVDRVEELARERLKMLFGAEYANVQPHSGTQANMAVYFAVLEPGDTILSMNLAHGGHLSHGAPVNFSGRFYRIIHYGVSRDTETIDYEEVRRLALEHRPRMIVAGASAYPRVIDFEAFSRIAREVGAYLMVDMAHIAGLVAAGIHPSPVPFADFVTSTTHKTLRGPRGGFILARERYARLIDKTVFPGIQGGPHMNIIAAKAVCFKEALSPEFKTYQQQVVANARRLAEVLSAEGFRLVSGGTDNHLLLVDLTPQGITGAEAEELLSRAGITVNKNAIPFDPRPPRVTSGIRIGTPAVTTRGMREPEMEKIGEWMAAVLKNPGNESLLREIRGKVAELCAEFPVYPRLLE; encoded by the coding sequence ATGTATGAACACCTGAAAGAGGTCGATCCGGAGATCTGGCACACGATCCGGGCCGAAGCGGAGAGACTGTCCGCGGGCCTGGAGATGATTGCCTCGGAAAACCTGGCCTCCCGGGCGGTGATGGAGGCCGAGGGGTCACCTCTCATGAACAAGTACGCGGAGGGTTATCCCCGGGCCCGTTATTACGGCGGTTGCGAACATGTGGATCGGGTGGAGGAACTGGCCCGGGAGCGCCTCAAGATGCTCTTCGGCGCCGAGTACGCCAATGTGCAGCCCCACTCCGGCACCCAGGCCAACATGGCCGTTTACTTCGCGGTGCTCGAGCCCGGGGACACCATTCTTTCCATGAACCTGGCGCACGGGGGACACCTCTCCCACGGGGCCCCGGTGAACTTTTCCGGAAGGTTTTACCGCATCATACACTACGGGGTTTCCCGCGACACCGAGACCATAGATTACGAGGAGGTCCGCAGGCTGGCCCTGGAGCATCGTCCCCGGATGATCGTGGCCGGGGCCAGTGCCTATCCACGGGTGATCGATTTCGAGGCCTTCTCCCGGATTGCCCGGGAGGTGGGGGCTTACCTGATGGTGGACATGGCTCACATCGCCGGGCTGGTGGCCGCGGGAATCCATCCCTCGCCCGTACCCTTTGCGGACTTCGTGACCTCCACCACTCACAAAACCCTGCGCGGCCCCCGGGGAGGTTTTATCCTGGCCCGGGAAAGATACGCCAGGCTTATCGACAAGACCGTTTTTCCGGGCATCCAGGGCGGACCGCACATGAACATCATTGCGGCCAAGGCGGTGTGCTTCAAGGAGGCCCTTTCGCCCGAGTTCAAGACCTATCAGCAGCAGGTGGTGGCTAACGCCAGGAGACTGGCGGAGGTGCTTTCCGCCGAGGGATTCCGCCTGGTCTCGGGTGGCACGGACAACCATCTTCTCCTGGTGGACCTCACCCCTCAGGGGATTACCGGGGCCGAGGCGGAGGAGTTACTTTCCCGGGCCGGGATCACGGTGAACAAGAACGCCATTCCCTTTGATCCCCGACCTCCCCGGGTTACCAGCGGTATCCGGATCGGGACGCCGGCGGTGACCACCCGGGGCATGCGGGAGCCGGAGATGGAAAAGATCGGCGAATGGATGGCGGCCGTCCTCAAAAATCCGGGAAACGAAAGCCTTCTCCGGGAGATCCGGGGAAAGGTGGCGGAGCTTTGCGCCGAATTTCCGGTCTATCCCCGTCTTCTGGAATGA
- the rpiB gene encoding ribose 5-phosphate isomerase B: MRIVLASDHAGFNLKERIKAFLRDSGHEVLDVGCSNCESVDYPVFGAKGLKKLLSGEAERGIFICGTGLGMTILANRFPGIRAALCHDCYTARMCRLHNDANVLTMGGRVIGEALALEIVRIFLETPFEGGRHARRLELIEEYARSLKNV; the protein is encoded by the coding sequence ATGAGGATCGTTCTGGCCTCCGATCACGCCGGCTTCAACCTCAAGGAACGCATCAAGGCCTTTCTTCGGGACAGCGGGCACGAGGTCCTGGATGTGGGCTGTTCGAACTGTGAGTCGGTGGACTATCCGGTTTTCGGGGCCAAAGGGCTCAAGAAACTCCTTTCCGGAGAGGCCGAAAGGGGGATATTCATCTGCGGCACCGGCCTGGGGATGACCATTCTGGCCAACCGGTTTCCGGGGATCCGTGCGGCTCTATGCCACGACTGTTATACGGCGCGCATGTGCCGTCTTCACAACGACGCCAATGTGCTTACCATGGGCGGACGCGTGATCGGAGAGGCCCTGGCCCTGGAGATAGTAAGGATCTTCCTGGAAACCCCTTTTGAGGGAGGGCGACACGCCCGACGACTGGAACTCATCGAGGAATACGCACGGAGTCTTAAAAATGTATGA
- the fabF gene encoding beta-ketoacyl-ACP synthase II: MKRRVVVTGLGAISPLGIGVEESWRKAVSGESGIGPITKFDASGLPVRIAGEVKGFRPEEFMDKKLVSRVDVFIQYAIAAARMALADAGLPKTDLGPRAGVVIGVGMGGMGVVEQYTLVLRERGWRRVTPFFIPMVIPNMAAGQVAILFGARGPNTAVCTACAAGNHAIGEAFRLIREGIADIMICGGTESLITPLSVSGFAVMKALSTRNDEPERASRPFDARRDGFVMAEGCGILVLEALEHAKQRGARIYAELAGYGLTADAHHMTAPHPEGEGAVRCMEMALADAGLRPEEVDYINAHGTSTPLNDAAETRAIKKVFGEHAYRLAVSSTKSMTGHLLGGAGGLEAVFTVKAVAEDLVPPTINYEEPDPDCDLDYVPNEARKMTVRVAMTNAFGFGGTNAVLVFKKCEE, from the coding sequence ATGAAAAGACGGGTGGTGGTTACCGGTCTCGGGGCCATATCCCCGCTGGGGATCGGAGTGGAGGAAAGCTGGAGAAAGGCCGTTTCCGGGGAATCGGGGATCGGCCCCATTACCAAGTTTGACGCCTCGGGACTTCCGGTGCGCATTGCCGGGGAGGTTAAGGGGTTCCGCCCCGAGGAGTTCATGGACAAAAAGCTGGTCTCCAGGGTGGATGTATTCATTCAGTATGCCATTGCGGCCGCTCGTATGGCTCTGGCCGACGCCGGGCTCCCGAAAACGGACCTGGGTCCGCGGGCCGGGGTGGTTATCGGCGTGGGGATGGGCGGCATGGGAGTGGTGGAGCAGTACACCTTGGTGCTGCGGGAGCGGGGCTGGCGAAGGGTGACGCCCTTTTTCATCCCCATGGTCATTCCCAACATGGCCGCGGGTCAGGTGGCCATCCTTTTCGGGGCCAGGGGGCCCAACACGGCGGTGTGCACGGCCTGCGCCGCGGGCAATCACGCCATCGGCGAGGCCTTTCGTCTCATCAGGGAGGGAATCGCCGACATAATGATCTGCGGGGGCACGGAAAGTCTGATCACCCCTCTTTCGGTAAGCGGATTCGCGGTGATGAAGGCCCTTTCCACCCGGAACGACGAACCGGAACGGGCGAGCCGTCCCTTTGACGCCCGGCGCGACGGTTTCGTTATGGCGGAGGGGTGCGGTATTCTGGTGCTGGAGGCCCTGGAACACGCTAAGCAGCGCGGAGCCCGGATCTATGCCGAACTTGCGGGCTACGGACTCACCGCCGACGCCCATCACATGACCGCTCCCCATCCGGAGGGGGAAGGGGCGGTGCGCTGCATGGAAATGGCCCTTGCCGATGCGGGACTCCGGCCCGAGGAGGTGGACTACATAAATGCCCACGGCACCAGCACGCCGCTCAACGACGCCGCCGAGACCAGGGCCATCAAGAAGGTATTCGGGGAGCACGCCTATCGGCTGGCCGTCTCCTCTACCAAGTCCATGACCGGGCACCTTCTCGGTGGGGCCGGGGGGCTCGAGGCGGTGTTCACGGTTAAGGCGGTGGCCGAGGATCTGGTCCCCCCCACCATCAATTACGAAGAGCCCGATCCGGACTGCGACCTGGATTATGTGCCCAACGAGGCCCGGAAGATGACCGTGCGGGTGGCCATGACCAACGCCTTCGGCTTCGGGGGAACCAACGCCGTTCTGGTCTTCAAAAAGTGCGAGGAATAA
- the acpP gene encoding acyl carrier protein — protein sequence MSVEEKVIKIIAEKLNVSEDQVKPEASFVDDLGADSLDLVELVMAMEEEFGMEISDEEAEKLRTVGDVLNYVKERVKEA from the coding sequence ATGTCCGTAGAGGAGAAGGTGATCAAGATCATCGCGGAGAAATTGAATGTATCCGAGGATCAGGTGAAGCCTGAGGCCTCCTTCGTGGACGATCTGGGGGCCGATTCTCTGGATCTGGTGGAGCTGGTGATGGCCATGGAGGAGGAGTTCGGCATGGAGATTTCCGACGAGGAGGCCGAGAAACTGCGCACGGTGGGGGATGTGTTAAATTATGTAAAGGAACGGGTCAAGGAAGCCTAG
- the fabG gene encoding 3-oxoacyl-[acyl-carrier-protein] reductase: MELKDRVALVTGASRGIGRAVAVELARAGARVAVNYAASEEAAREVVKAIEELGGQAIPVKFDVSDPEEVSRGIKEVEEALGGIEILVNNAGITRDGLLARMKEEDWERVLSVNLRGAFLVTRAVLPGMMKRRWGRIVNISSVVAFSGNPGQTNYAASKAGLVGFSRSLALEVARRGITVNVVAPGFIETDMTAALPEKAREALLSRVPMGRAGTPEEVAHAVVFLASEKASYITGTVLHVNGGLW; the protein is encoded by the coding sequence ATGGAACTTAAGGACAGGGTGGCCCTGGTGACCGGAGCTTCCCGGGGTATAGGCCGGGCGGTGGCGGTGGAATTGGCCCGGGCCGGAGCCAGGGTGGCGGTGAACTACGCCGCCTCCGAGGAGGCGGCCCGGGAGGTGGTGAAAGCCATCGAGGAGCTGGGGGGACAGGCGATTCCGGTGAAATTCGATGTCTCGGACCCGGAGGAGGTCTCCCGCGGGATTAAAGAGGTGGAGGAGGCCCTGGGAGGGATCGAGATACTGGTAAACAACGCCGGGATCACCCGGGACGGGCTTCTTGCGCGCATGAAGGAGGAGGACTGGGAACGGGTCCTTTCCGTGAACCTCAGGGGGGCCTTTCTGGTCACCAGAGCCGTGCTTCCCGGAATGATGAAACGGCGCTGGGGACGGATCGTAAACATCTCCTCGGTGGTGGCCTTTTCCGGCAATCCCGGCCAGACCAACTACGCGGCCTCCAAGGCCGGGCTGGTGGGGTTTTCCCGGTCGCTGGCCCTGGAGGTGGCCCGACGGGGAATCACCGTGAATGTGGTGGCCCCCGGTTTCATCGAGACCGACATGACCGCGGCCCTTCCGGAAAAGGCCCGTGAGGCCTTGCTCTCCCGGGTGCCCATGGGCCGGGCCGGAACCCCGGAAGAGGTGGCCCACGCTGTGGTCTTTCTGGCCTCGGAAAAGGCCTCCTACATCACCGGCACGGTCCTCCATGTGAACGGAGGCCTCTGGTGA
- a CDS encoding electron transfer flavoprotein subunit alpha/FixB family protein, producing MGGFWIYGQWQEEDFHPVVYELLSVARRLAPRLGERVTVVVLGAEDRREQAETLLAYGVDEVLCLVHPELSYFRDDVYAAVLAEAVRERTPAVFLFGATAEGQALAPRLAGLLELGLTAHCTDFEVDEEGRLVQIRPSFGENVMARIVSRTRPQMATVRPGVFPRAEPVAEPRGLVEEVKLSAVPRSAIRRKARRRLPRKESPLSGARVVVAGGRGLQNRENFARLFELAELLGAAVGATRPVCHLGWISEDHMIGVSGETVSPKLYLGFGISGALQHTVGIEGAEVVVAVNTDPEAPLMKRADIAVVGDATRILPLLIRRIRGIKEGNHGT from the coding sequence ATGGGTGGATTCTGGATTTACGGTCAGTGGCAGGAGGAGGATTTCCATCCGGTGGTGTACGAGCTTCTCTCCGTGGCCCGCAGGCTGGCTCCCCGGCTGGGGGAGAGGGTGACGGTGGTGGTACTGGGGGCCGAGGATCGGCGCGAACAGGCGGAGACCCTTCTGGCCTACGGGGTGGACGAGGTGCTGTGTCTGGTTCACCCGGAGCTTTCCTACTTTCGCGACGATGTTTACGCCGCCGTGCTCGCCGAGGCCGTAAGGGAGAGGACTCCCGCGGTTTTTCTTTTCGGCGCCACCGCGGAGGGGCAGGCCCTGGCCCCGCGGCTGGCCGGACTTCTGGAACTGGGGCTCACGGCTCACTGCACCGACTTTGAGGTGGACGAGGAGGGCCGTCTGGTGCAGATCCGGCCCTCCTTCGGCGAGAATGTGATGGCCCGGATCGTCTCCCGAACCAGGCCGCAGATGGCCACCGTGCGCCCCGGGGTCTTTCCCAGGGCCGAACCCGTGGCCGAACCCCGGGGCCTGGTGGAGGAGGTGAAGCTTTCGGCGGTACCGAGAAGCGCTATCCGGCGGAAAGCCCGGCGCCGCCTTCCGAGAAAGGAAAGTCCCCTTTCCGGGGCCCGGGTGGTGGTGGCCGGGGGAAGAGGCCTTCAGAACCGGGAAAACTTCGCCAGGCTCTTCGAACTGGCCGAGCTCCTCGGGGCGGCGGTGGGAGCCACGCGACCGGTCTGTCACCTGGGGTGGATCTCCGAGGACCACATGATCGGGGTTTCGGGGGAGACCGTGTCTCCCAAACTTTACCTCGGTTTCGGAATCTCCGGAGCCCTTCAGCACACGGTGGGAATCGAGGGAGCGGAGGTGGTGGTGGCGGTGAACACCGATCCGGAAGCTCCGCTTATGAAGCGGGCGGACATCGCCGTGGTGGGGGATGCCACCAGGATACTCCCCCTTCTCATTCGGAGGATCAGGGGAATCAAGGAGGGCAACCATGGAACTTAA
- a CDS encoding electron transfer flavoprotein subunit beta/FixA family protein: protein MHLIVCMKPVPKPGTVKVDPETQTLKRESAELLLNPPDLYALEMAVQLKEKHGGKVTALMMGPPNAAPLLREAYALGADEMVLLSDRAFAGSDTLATSYILSRAILRLEPFDLVLMGKASIDGETAQVGPETGAWLGVPSIVQIRDLRREGERWVATRITDGFEEDLEWSGPAVLTVEPEANQPRPPSLKRLLGGRNLEPRVLSAEDLRCDPEKLGLSGSPTRVLGVFAPSYEKERVVLSGEPEEVVEELVSLLASRGLI, encoded by the coding sequence ATGCATCTCATAGTGTGTATGAAGCCCGTACCCAAACCGGGAACCGTCAAGGTGGATCCCGAAACCCAGACTCTCAAGAGGGAAAGCGCGGAACTGTTGCTGAACCCTCCGGATCTCTACGCCCTGGAGATGGCGGTTCAACTTAAGGAAAAACACGGGGGGAAGGTGACCGCCCTGATGATGGGCCCTCCGAATGCGGCCCCCCTCCTCCGGGAGGCCTACGCCCTGGGAGCGGACGAGATGGTCCTTCTTTCGGACCGGGCCTTTGCCGGCTCGGACACCCTGGCCACCAGCTACATCCTTTCCCGGGCCATCCTCAGGCTCGAGCCCTTCGACCTGGTGCTCATGGGGAAGGCCTCCATAGACGGAGAGACCGCCCAGGTGGGGCCGGAAACCGGGGCCTGGCTCGGGGTCCCGAGCATCGTCCAGATCCGGGATTTGCGCCGGGAGGGTGAACGCTGGGTGGCCACGCGGATCACCGACGGTTTTGAGGAGGACCTCGAATGGAGCGGTCCGGCGGTCCTCACCGTGGAACCGGAAGCGAACCAGCCCCGACCGCCCTCCCTTAAAAGACTCCTTGGGGGGAGAAATCTCGAACCCCGGGTCCTTTCCGCGGAGGATCTCCGGTGTGATCCGGAAAAACTGGGGCTCTCCGGTTCTCCCACCCGGGTGCTCGGGGTCTTCGCTCCCTCCTACGAAAAGGAACGGGTGGTGCTTTCGGGAGAACCCGAAGAGGTGGTTGAGGAACTGGTGTCCCTTCTGGCGAGCCGGGGACTCATTTAG
- a CDS encoding acyl-CoA dehydrogenase family protein: MLSYFLSEEEKILVDLIDRIGRDYIAPFALRWDEEEIYDPRPIEALAKADLFGLIIPEEYGGLGWGSFRLCLAMEHLSRYCPGVATTYAASFLGAYPILLFGSKAQKERYLPEVARGRKLCAFALTEPQAGSDAAAIQTRAERDGDYYVLNGIKQWITNGGIADIYIVIALTDPRKGTRGASAFIVEKGDPGFAVGRKEKKMGLRASVTTELFFTNCRIPRERLLGKEGFGYIVALRTLDYARVGVGAQAVGLAQGAMELALRHARHRVQFGQPVYHFQAVSHTFAEMAARIEAARSLVYQTARNIDAGIREISGPSAMAKAFATDVAMWVTERAVQMMGGYGYMRDYGAEKLMRDAKCLQIYEGTNEIQRNVIARELLKHYRD; this comes from the coding sequence ATGCTTTCTTATTTTCTCTCGGAGGAGGAAAAGATCCTGGTGGACCTGATCGATCGCATCGGGCGCGACTACATCGCTCCCTTCGCCCTCCGCTGGGACGAGGAGGAAATCTACGATCCCCGCCCCATCGAGGCCCTGGCCAAAGCCGATCTCTTCGGACTCATTATTCCCGAGGAATACGGGGGTCTGGGGTGGGGCAGTTTTCGGCTCTGTCTGGCCATGGAGCACCTCTCCAGATACTGTCCCGGGGTGGCCACCACCTACGCGGCAAGCTTTCTGGGGGCCTACCCCATTCTTCTTTTCGGTTCCAAGGCCCAGAAGGAGCGGTATCTTCCGGAGGTGGCCCGGGGGCGCAAGCTCTGTGCCTTTGCCCTTACGGAACCCCAGGCCGGAAGCGACGCCGCGGCCATTCAGACCAGGGCCGAACGGGACGGAGATTACTATGTGCTCAACGGGATCAAACAGTGGATCACCAACGGGGGTATCGCCGACATCTACATCGTGATCGCCCTCACGGATCCCCGAAAGGGCACCCGCGGAGCCAGTGCCTTCATCGTGGAGAAGGGAGATCCCGGTTTTGCGGTGGGCCGGAAGGAAAAGAAGATGGGGCTTCGGGCCTCGGTTACCACGGAGCTCTTTTTCACCAATTGCCGGATTCCTAGGGAGAGACTGCTGGGCAAGGAGGGATTCGGCTACATCGTGGCCCTCAGGACCCTGGATTACGCCCGGGTGGGGGTGGGGGCTCAGGCCGTGGGACTGGCACAGGGAGCCATGGAACTGGCCCTGAGGCATGCCCGGCATCGGGTTCAGTTCGGTCAGCCGGTCTATCACTTTCAGGCCGTAAGTCACACCTTTGCCGAGATGGCCGCCCGCATCGAGGCGGCCCGCTCCCTGGTTTATCAGACCGCCCGCAACATCGACGCCGGGATCAGGGAAATCTCCGGCCCCTCGGCCATGGCCAAGGCCTTCGCCACCGATGTGGCCATGTGGGTGACCGAACGGGCGGTGCAAATGATGGGAGGCTACGGCTACATGCGCGACTACGGGGCGGAAAAGCTCATGCGGGACGCCAAGTGCCTCCAGATTTACGAGGGCACCAACGAGATCCAGCGCAATGTAATCGCCAGAGAACTGCTTAAACACTACAGGGATTAG